Proteins encoded in a region of the Podarcis muralis chromosome 4, rPodMur119.hap1.1, whole genome shotgun sequence genome:
- the MITD1 gene encoding MIT domain-containing protein 1 isoform X2 produces the protein MEDPAVLVLKRAVELDSASRFQESLVCYQEGIDLLMRVLKATKDQKKKAHYRDKITSYMDRAEEIKKYIEKEKEDGKYHKQIKIEENSKGFSYEKLFQEYLNETVTEVWVEDPYIRQVHQGNEKSQQMTILEEIQQSLKDFGVTLDVSYSPSIHDREIRFNNGWMIKIGRGLDYFKKPQGRFCLGYCDFDLRPCHETTVDIFHTKHTKKT, from the exons ATGGAAGACCCGGCGGTGCTGGTGCTGAAGCGGGCGGTGGAGCTGGACTCGGCTTCTCGCTTCCAGGAGTCCCTTGTTTGCTATCAGGAAGGGATTGACCTCCTGATGCGGGTCCTCAAAG CAACAAAAGATCAGAAGAAAAAGGCTCATTACAGAGACAAAATAACAAGTTACATGGACAGGGCAGAAGAGATTAAGAAATATattgagaaagagaaagaag atGGAAAATACcacaaacaaattaaaatagaAGAAAATTCAAAAGGTTTCAGCTATGAAAAACTGTTCCAAGAATATCTTAATGAAACTGTTACAGAGGTTTGGGTTGAGGACCCTTACATTAGGCAAGTCCATCAG GGCAATGAAAAGAGTCAACAAATGACTATCCTGGAAGAGATACAACAATCCCTGAAAGATTTTGGCGTTACTCTGGATGTATCATACTCTCCGTCAATACACGATCGAGAAATTAG ATTCAACAATGGATGGATGATTAAAATTGGAAGAGGCCTTGATTATTTTAAGAAACCACAG GGTCGTTTTTGCCTTGGATACTGTGATTTTGATTTGAGACCATGTCATGAAACTACAGTGGACATCTTTCACACTAAACATACAAAGAAAACATGA
- the MITD1 gene encoding MIT domain-containing protein 1 isoform X1 → MEDPAVLVLKRAVELDSASRFQESLVCYQEGIDLLMRVLKATKDQKKKAHYRDKITSYMDRAEEIKKYIEKEKEDGKYHKQIKIEENSKGFSYEKLFQEYLNETVTEVWVEDPYIRQVHQLYNFLRFCEMLVKGPCKVKTIHLLTSHDEGNEKSQQMTILEEIQQSLKDFGVTLDVSYSPSIHDREIRFNNGWMIKIGRGLDYFKKPQGRFCLGYCDFDLRPCHETTVDIFHTKHTKKT, encoded by the exons ATGGAAGACCCGGCGGTGCTGGTGCTGAAGCGGGCGGTGGAGCTGGACTCGGCTTCTCGCTTCCAGGAGTCCCTTGTTTGCTATCAGGAAGGGATTGACCTCCTGATGCGGGTCCTCAAAG CAACAAAAGATCAGAAGAAAAAGGCTCATTACAGAGACAAAATAACAAGTTACATGGACAGGGCAGAAGAGATTAAGAAATATattgagaaagagaaagaag atGGAAAATACcacaaacaaattaaaatagaAGAAAATTCAAAAGGTTTCAGCTATGAAAAACTGTTCCAAGAATATCTTAATGAAACTGTTACAGAGGTTTGGGTTGAGGACCCTTACATTAGGCAAGTCCATCAG tTGTACAACTTCTTAAGATTCTGTGAAATGCTTGTTAAAGGACCATGCAAAGTGAAAACTATACATCTTCTTACTTCTCATGATGAA GGCAATGAAAAGAGTCAACAAATGACTATCCTGGAAGAGATACAACAATCCCTGAAAGATTTTGGCGTTACTCTGGATGTATCATACTCTCCGTCAATACACGATCGAGAAATTAG ATTCAACAATGGATGGATGATTAAAATTGGAAGAGGCCTTGATTATTTTAAGAAACCACAG GGTCGTTTTTGCCTTGGATACTGTGATTTTGATTTGAGACCATGTCATGAAACTACAGTGGACATCTTTCACACTAAACATACAAAGAAAACATGA
- the MITD1 gene encoding MIT domain-containing protein 1 isoform X3: MEDPAVLVLKRAVELDSASRFQESLVCYQEGIDLLMRVLKATKDQKKKAHYRDKITSYMDRAEEIKKYIEKEKEDGKYHKQIKIEENSKGFSYEKLFQEYLNETVTEVWVEDPYIRQVHQLYNFLRFCEMLVKGPCKVKTIHLLTSHDEGNEKSQQMTILEEIQQSLKDFGVTLDVSYSPSIHDREIRVVFALDTVILI, translated from the exons ATGGAAGACCCGGCGGTGCTGGTGCTGAAGCGGGCGGTGGAGCTGGACTCGGCTTCTCGCTTCCAGGAGTCCCTTGTTTGCTATCAGGAAGGGATTGACCTCCTGATGCGGGTCCTCAAAG CAACAAAAGATCAGAAGAAAAAGGCTCATTACAGAGACAAAATAACAAGTTACATGGACAGGGCAGAAGAGATTAAGAAATATattgagaaagagaaagaag atGGAAAATACcacaaacaaattaaaatagaAGAAAATTCAAAAGGTTTCAGCTATGAAAAACTGTTCCAAGAATATCTTAATGAAACTGTTACAGAGGTTTGGGTTGAGGACCCTTACATTAGGCAAGTCCATCAG tTGTACAACTTCTTAAGATTCTGTGAAATGCTTGTTAAAGGACCATGCAAAGTGAAAACTATACATCTTCTTACTTCTCATGATGAA GGCAATGAAAAGAGTCAACAAATGACTATCCTGGAAGAGATACAACAATCCCTGAAAGATTTTGGCGTTACTCTGGATGTATCATACTCTCCGTCAATACACGATCGAGAAATTAG GGTCGTTTTTGCCTTGGATACTGTGATTTTGATTTGA